The Ornithinibacillus sp. 4-3 region CTAAAACAGCATTCTTCGTTGGAGCTACCTCTATTGTAATTGCTTTGACATTCGGTTTTATCATTGGAGCAGTTGCAGGATACTTTGGAGGAATTATTGATGAGGTACTCATGCGAATTATTGATGCAATTTTAGCTATTCCTGGTATTTTATTTGCCATTATGCTTGTTGCTGTATTTAGTACAGGCATGCAGAACACGATTCTTGCACTCGGAATCATGGGAATCCCTACATTTGCCCGCGTGATTCGAAGTGGCTTTATTCAAGTAAAAGAATTCGATTTTGTGAAATCAAGTAAAGCAAAAGGAGCTGGATCTTTTCGAATTATTTTCAAGCATATTTTGCCAAATATTTTCTCAAGTATCATCGTTGCATCTACCTTATTCTTTTCTGGAGCAATTCTAGCAGAATCTGGATTGAGTTATTTAGGATTAGGTGTTCAGCCACCTGATTCCAGCTGGGGGAGAATGTTAAGCGAAGCACAGGTCTACATGACAAATGCTCCTTGGTATATCGGAATTACAGGAATCTTTATTGTATTATTGGTGCTTGGTTTTAATATGCTCGGTGATGGTTTACGGGACGTAAGCGAAAAGAAAAATTAGGTGGTGAAAGCATTGATTAAGAATAAACCTTTATTAGAAATCGATCAATTAAATGTTTCCATTAAAATCGGCAAAGAAACATATCCTGCATTAGAAGATATTTCATTTCATGTGTATGAAAATCAAGTAATCGGAATCGTCGGTGAATCCGGTAGCGGAAAAAGCTTAACCGCACAATCCATCCTAGGGATTTTACCAACTAATACGGTTGTATCAGGAAGTATTAAATTAGAAGGTGACGAACTGCTTCATAAAGATCAGAAATCCTGGCAAAGGCTTCGTAGTAATGAGATTTCATTGATCTTTCAGGAGCCGATGACAGCTTTGAACCCATTGATGAAGGTTGGTAAACAAATCAGTGAGGTGCTGAAAAAACATACAAAAGGATCTAAAAAAGAATATTACCAAAAAACAATAGCTATTATGAATGAGGTTGGGCTCAAACGCCCCGAACAAGTCTATCATTCCTACCCACATGAATTATCTGGGGGAATGCGTCAGCGTATCGTCATTGCCATTGCACTCGTTAATCAACCAAAAATCATTATTGCTGATGAACCAACAACCGCTTTAGACGTTACGATTCAAGCACAAATTATTAAATTATTAAAGGATATTATGAAAAAGCGGAATGGTGCTATGTTATTTATTTCTCATGACTGGGGTGTTATTTCACAGGTATGTGATTATGTTTTAGTCATGTATGCTGGAAAAATTGTTGAGCAAGGACCTATTGGCGATTTACTAGCTGCTCCTAAACACGCCTACACCAAAGGACTTCTCAAAGCCATTCCAGATTTTAATAAAAGAGGAGAAAAATTATACAGTATCCCTTTACGCGTACCTGCCTTAACAGAAAGACAAAAGGGAAATTGGCCATATGTAAAAGTAACAAAGGAAAATGCGCATGATGCTGCAGCATTTTTTCCAGAAGTTTATAAGGAGCATGCTTAAATGAAGGTCTTCTTTATCGTAGGGATTGACGGGAAATCTTTTAGTTTTTGGTGCTCAGGGCTAGACAATACTAGCTCTTGATAAGCATTAATTTGCGGATCTTTTTATACTTTCTTACTCTATCAAAAAGAATCAAAGGAGCTTATATCATGATAAAGCCGATTATTGAAGTGAAAAATATTAAGAAGTCTTATAAAGTGTCACAAAAGAAATTCAATCAAAAAACTTCTTATATTCATGCTGTAGATGATGTTAGTTTTCATGTTTTACCTGGAGAATCCTTCGGTATTGTAGGAGAAAGCGGCTCTGGAAAATCTACTATTGCCCATTTAATTATGGGCATGAATAAATTAACAGATGGGCAAATTTATTTTAAAGGAAAAGACATTACACAACTTTCTCATGCTGAACAAAAAACACTCTATCGTCATCTACAAATTGTCTTTCAAGACCCGTATAGTTCGTTAAATCCAAGAAAAACAATTGAATGGACCTTAATGGAACCATTGATTATTCACAGTTTAGGTACAAAAGCTTCTAGAAAACAAAAAGTAATTGAGGTTTTAGAAGAAGTTGGCTTAGATGCATCTTATTTGCAAAAAATGCCTCATGAGCTAAGTGGTGGGCAGAGACAAAGAATTGCCATTGCCAGTGCTTTAATCTTAAATCCTGAAGTTATTATTATTGATGAAGGTGTATCCGCATTAGATGTATCTATTCAAGCATCCATTTTAAATTTATTAAATGAGCTAAAAGAAAAGCATAACTTGACCTATCTATTTATCTCCCATGATTTAAACGTCATTCAGTATTTTTGTGATCGAATTGCTGTTGTTTATTTAGGAGAATTAGTCGAACAATTTCGTACCGAAGAATACCATAAAATCGAACATGCAGATTATACACAGAAATTATTTAATGCTATTCCTAGCGTAGCATTCGCCACAGAACAAACTAATTCACTAAGAAAGGAGATGACGATTTAATGAAAATAGGTGTCATTTCCGATTTACATATCGATGCCAATTCGGACGAGCAAATAAGCATTGAAAACTTTGAAGAGATTCTAGCAAATGAGATCAATGAGCAAGAAATCGAGTTATTATTAATAGCTGGCGATGTATCCAATCAAGCTACCCTATCACATCAATTTATCGAAAATATAAAGCAAAAAACGAATAAACCTGTTTTATTTGTTCCAGGTAATCATGACTATTGGAGCAAAGGACAGGAAGAGAAAAATACAAATGAAACATTAGCATACTTTAAAGCACAGGAAGAATCTATTATCGAAAAACCTTTTGTTATTAATGACGAATGGGCTATTGTTGGTCATAGCGCTTGGTATGATTATACTTTTGCTGATAGGCGTTTCAGTGTAGAGGAATTATCTACAGGAAGTTATAATGGACGAGTATGGCAGGATAAGTTAAATACAGACTGGAAAATAGATGATCGTTCCTTATCAAAACAATTTGCTGAAACAGTTCATAAGGATTTAGAGCAAATGAAAGATAAAAATATTATCTTCATGACACATATGGTAACCTATAGAAATTTTGGGGTTAAGCTACCTAATCCTGTATTTGATTTCTTCAATGCTTTTATCGGTACATCTGACTTTAATCAAATGCTACAGACATATAATATCAAATATAATATTATGGGACATGTTCATTATCGAAAACGAGAAGTGGAAAATGGAATTACTCATATTTGTGCTTGCTTGGGTAACCAAAAAGAATGGCATACCCCTGATCTAGCCACAGAAATTAAGCATACACTTCAAATCATTCAAATTAAATAAACAAGCGAGCTCCGCTGCTATTAGGGAGCTCACTTGTCTTATTCAAAGAAATTTATCTATCTATACTAATATTCCATGTGATGAATCCGTCTAGGAATTGGAAGTTTTTCACATTACTTCCTGTTGCCACTAGACGATTATAATCACCTAATTTAATAAATGGAATATTATCAGCATTCCATTGCTGGATTGCTGCATAAGCATCTTTTGTATCTGCTAATGAAGGTTGATGACGGAAATCATCCACTAGCTGATCAAACTCTTCACTATCTAACCAACCTGATTGAGGTCCTTTTGTTAGGAATAAATAAGATGTTGGCTCTGGTTGAGGCCCAAGACCCATGATATTAATGTCATAGTTATTTTCATCTTCTCTTTTCTCAAGAAGTGTTGGCCAATCATATACTTCAAGATTTACTTTAAGTCCAATTTGTTCTAAACGCTCTTGGACTACAACAGAAGCATTGTACTGCTCTTCATAATCACGTGTTGTAATGATTGTGATCTCTTCTCCCTCATACCCAGCATCTGCTAAAATTTGCTTCGCCTTTTCCGGATCATTTAGGTTATAACGATCTTTACGTACATCACTATAGAACAAACCTTCTAAATGCGGCATTACTAAGTTGTGGTTTAGTGTATAATATTCTTCATTTGAAAATCCAGATTGAAGAACTTCTTCCATACTTAATGCTGTTTCTACTGCTTCACGAGCCTTCACATCTGTAAAAAGACCCGCTTTCTTGTTCATTAATAATACTAATGTTCCACCCGGAACAACATGTGTTTCCACATTATCAGCCTGATCTAATTGTGGTGCACTATCATAAGGAACACTATGAATCATGTCATACTCCCCAGACATAATTCCTGCAATACGTGTAGAAGAATCTGATACGAAATGGAAGTATACATCATCTACCAATGCTTCCTTCTTCCCTGCTAATCCATCTGCTTCTTCTGTACGTGATTGATAATCATCAAATTTTGTTAAATGAAGATAAGAATCTGCCTTCCACTCATTAAATTGGAAAGGTCCTGTACCAATATATTCTGTAACACCAGTTTCTGTAGCACTATCGATAACTTCCTTAGGCATAATTGCTGGATAAGAACCTACTGTACCAGTTAATGCACTTAACGTTGTTGATAGTGGTTGTGGTAAAGTGATAATTACTGTATAATCTCCATCTGCTTCAAATACCGCATCTCCAAATTGCTCTATACCACGAGATGATTTTTCTGCCCATCTTTCCATTGAGGCAATAACATCTTCTGCTAACATTTCTTCTCCGTTATGAAATTTAACTCCTTCACGAAGTTTAAATGTAATTACTTTCCCATCATCACTTAGATCATATGAATCCGCTAGCATTGGTTGGAACTCATAGTTGGAATCTACTGCAATAAGCGTCTCATAAACACCTTTCATCATATCCGATGTAGCAACTGCTGTTGTCATATGCGGATCTAATGTTGGTGGTTGAGCAGCATAAGCAATATTCATTTCTCCACCTGCTTGTACTTCCGTTGCTTGGTCATCGTTGGTATTACCATCCTTATCGGAGTTTTTATCACTACATCCTACTAAAACAATTAAAAACATCAATAGTAATAATGCATTTTTTGCCATACGTTTACTCATGTTGAATTCCTCCTGTAAATTGTTTAGTTTAAACTCCTTCTACATGAAATACTTTTCAAAGCAAGTGTGGGCATCACCCCTTAACAAAAATAAGAAGCTTGGATCCATATTGCTAAACAAATTGAACGAAAAGCGCAAAGCGCCCTTACAGGCTAAGAACGCGACGTCCTGTCGCAACGCCTGCACTAGCATATCCTGTGCGTCGTAAAAACGTAGAGATTGAAGTGGCACAACCGAGATAAAGGAAACATGCCCATTTAGGGGTATCCGACGTTAGGCTTTAGCCTGGTTTTAGTCGGGCTTCCTTATAAAACAGAACCGATGTTGACTTATTGTAGGGCGTGACGCGAAATCTCTTAGTTTTTGGCGCTCGGAGCTAGACATGACTAGTTTTGGACAAGAATTAATTTGTGCAACTTTTATATACTTTCTTACTCCCTGAGAAAAGTTTGGGACAAAATATCATATAAATTTGTCCCAGACTCCATTACATATAAGCTTTTAACATTTATTTTGTCGGTAAATAAGCTTGAAGCCAATCAACCATTGCTGATAAACGTGCTAATTTCTTATCTGGTATACCATTCTGTAAGACCACATGACTGCTTTCAGGAATACGAACAAAGCGTGCGTCTTTATTTTGACGTTTAATAAATGAATAGAATTGTTCCCCTTGCTCCATTGGAACTCGTAAATCATCTTCTGAATGAACGATTAAAATAGGTGTATTTACTTTATCTACATATTTCAATGGAGAAGCATCCCATAATTCATCCATGCTTGTCTTACCTGCAAATTCAACTTCAACAAATCCTGGTGCAATATCGCTTGTCCCATTCATCGATACCCAGTTACAAATTCCACCTTCTGAAATAGCTACTTGGAAACGGTCTGTATGAGTAACAATCCAGTTCGTCATATAACCACCATAGCTTAATCCAGTCACCGCTACACGTGTTTCATCTAAGAAATCATACTTCGCTATCGCTGCATCTACTCCATTAATGATATCTTCCATATCTGTTGTTCCATAATTTCCAATAACTGCTTTTGTAAACTCTGCACCATAGCCTGAGCTTCCACGAGGATTCACATAAATTACAGCATATCCAGCCGCACTATATAGCTGCATTTGATGGAAGTAAGTAAAGCCATGTGTAGAATGTGGTCCACCATGAATATCAAGAACTACTGGATATTTCTTACCTTCTTCAAAGTTTGCCGGTTTAATCATAAATCCATGAATCTTCCAGCCTGTTGCAGACTCATACGTATATGTTTCAGGCTCTACTACTTCTATTTCTGACATAAACTCCGCATTACGATCATCAACATATGTTTCTCCTGTTGGGAAGTAATCTAGATTTTCTACTAAATCTTCTGTAAAGGCACGTTGCTTACGTACAATCCCTTGCGCTTTATCAATCTGTACATAGCTAATTCTACCGATTGTGCTTGGTGCAAGATAACTAAATACAATCTTGTCTTTTCCATCATAATCAAAGCTACCAACCACTCGTCCGCCACCAATCACTGTGATTGCTTCCTCTGTTTTATCAACAGTATAACGAACAATTTCATTTGTGCCTTGATGACCAGATAAAACGTAAATATGCTTACTTTCAGCACACCACGCTGGCTTCCATCCTGCTTTATGGTGGCGAGAATCTGTATAAAGCATGTCAGCCAATGTTCCTGGATGTCCATCAGCTAAATTAACTGCTTCCCCACCCTCAGCTGGAATTACGTATAATTCTTGATGTTCTTTTCCTACAATAAAAGCAATTGTTTTTCCATCTGGGGAATAAGATGGGCTAGCTGTTTTCGCTGCATCAAAAATTCTCTCCGCTTTACCACCAGTAGTAGCTACTTTATACAGGCTACCATTAAATAATGGATTATCATCTTCAAAATCAATTGTTGTAAACACAATAGATTTTTCATCAGGTGAAACGGTGTATTCTTCAATATTTACTGAGCCATCTGTTACTACTTTATAATCTGCTGACTCTACGTCAACTGTAATAATTTGCTTTTTCGTACCATTATTAAAACCAACACCATCAAATTTGTAATAAAGCGTATCGTATGTACGATGGCTTGGATTTTTCGTTAATTCGTCTGCAGATGTTGCGTCATTCCATAATCTTACTTCCTCTTGAATCGGTAGTAATGCATATAAAGTTTTTCCACCTGCACCATATGTTAATGAGCTTGGGTTAAAATGAAAATGGGTTAATTGACGGGATGTACCATCTTCACAAGAATATACCCACACTTGAGTACCTTCCTTTTGATTAGATATAAAAGCTATTTCTTTTCCATCAGGAGACCAAACTGGATTTACATTCCATGTGCCTTCAGCTGCAATAACTTGTTTGTTGTCTCCATTAACATCTGCTAACCATAATTCTGCTTTATTATCGTTTTCTTTTTCGCGCGGATAAGTAACTTCATATACTACTTTCTCACCATTCGGGGAAAGCTTCGGATTGTCGGGCCATTGAAAACGAAATAGGTCTTTCTGTGTTACAGTTCTCATTATAAAATCTCCTTTTATTTATATTTATTTTTATAGAAAGGGAATTCTATTTTTTAAAAACCCTTTCTTATTAAACTAGCAAAATGAAAGCGCTAAACTTTTTTGGTAAATCTAAAGAGAAGATTATTAAATGCTTCTCCTTAGATTGATTATAATAATAATTTTTCCTACAAAAAGAAAGGTAAAAATGCCTCACCGATTTACTGCCCATACCAAGCGAATCACGACGAAATTTTTACCTTTCTTGCTTTATTATTGATTATTATTGTTCTTTAGATATGTTCCATGTAATGAAACCATCTAAGAAGTGAACGTTCTTAACTAATTTCTGCGATACATTCACTCGGTTGTAATCGGCTACTTTGATAAATGCAATATCTTCTTCTAGCCATTTCATCATTTCGTCATAGATGTCTTTTGTATCTTCTAATGTTGGTTGATTTCTAAATTCTGCTACTAAGTCATGGAATTCATCGTCATCCATCCAACCAGAATGTGGACCTTTTCCTACAAATAAGTAAGACGTTGGTTCAGGCTGTGGACCGAATCCTACGATATTAATATCGAATCCATTTTCATCCTCTTTTTTCTCTAAGAATGTAGGCCAGTCTACTACGTCTAAACGAACAGATAAGCCAATTTGTTCTAGACGCTCTTGAACTACAATAGAAGCATTGTATACTTCTTCGTAATCACGTGTAGATAAGATAACTACTTCTTCTCCCTCTAGACCTGCTTCTTCAATGATTTGTTTCCCTTTTTCTACATCATTTTGGTTATGTGTTTCTTTACCAAATTCACTATAGAACTGCCCTTCTAAATGCGGCATCACAAGGTTATGATTAATCGTATAATATTTTTCATCTCCAAATGCCGCTTGCATCATTTCATCTAAACTTAGTGCAGCCCGTACAGCTTCTCTTGCTCTAATATCAGAAAAAACGCCTTTTTTCTGATTAAATGTTAATACTTGTGTACTACCTGGAACAATATGAATATCAATATTATCAGCCGCTTCTAGTTGCGGTACGTTATCATAAGCAATGGCATGTGCCATATCGTACTCACCTGAAAGCATCCCTGCTAAACGGGTAGACGCATCTGTGACAAAGTAGAAATATACATCATCAACTAAAGCTTCTTTTTTACCAGCTAGTCCACTTGCCTCTTCATCACGTGCTTGATAATCATCATTTCTTGTTAATTGAATATGTGCATCTTGTCTCCATTCAACAAATTTGAATGGTCCTGTACCAATATGCTCATCTATTCCTGCATCTGGTGCATTTTCAATAATTTCTTTTGGCAAAATTACTGGTGCAGACCCTAAGTAGGAAGTCAATACACTCAATGCAGTGGATAATGGATTTGGTAATACCATTTCAACTGTATATTCATCGACTTCTTCAAATGTTGCTTCTGCAAACTGAGCTCGTCCATTTGTTGACAGCTCTTGCCAACGTTTCATTGATGCAACAACATCTTCTGCCTTCATTTCTTTCCCATTATGGAATGTAACACCTTGTCTTAAATTAAAAGTATATATCAGACCGTCTTCACTAATATCATAAGATTCTGCTAACATAGGCTGAAAATTTTGATCTTCATCAACTGTTACTAATGTTTCATATACACCACGCATAATGTCACTCGTTGCAACTGCTGTAGTCATATGTGGATCAATCGTTGCAGGCTGAGCGGAATATGCAATCTTTAATTCGCCACCTACTTGAACCTCTGAATCTGTATTCGAACCTTCTGCATCATTCTCTGTATCTTCATCTGTATCATTTGAACTACAGCCAACTACTACTATAAGTAATACAAATAATAACAACAGCTTTTTTCCCCACTGCATGTCCTATCCCCCTAAGTTGTTTAAGTTTTCAGATATTGAAACGTTAAATATTTTCCTAAATTATCATAGCAGATTTTCTCTAAAAGTGATAGTAATAATTAAGAATTTATTCATTTATAATATAGTATAAAAAATTGGGAGTTAGGGAAATTTTCAAAAATCTTATGTATAGATTTTCACAATAAAATCAGCGAGTTATGATGACCCGCTGATCGAATTATAATTCTATTTACTTATGTTTTACTTCCTGCGAAATATTTTCCATGCAAGTAATGATGCTGCCGCAGTCCCAATTACAATTGGTGTTTTCTTTACCTTGCCATCTGAATCTAACAAGGCATCTTTCACAATAAAATTTAAATTCTGCGGACGTTCTGCTAGTCTTCTCATGAAATAACCGTACCAATCTTTTCCAAATGGGACATATGTACAGAATTGATAGCCCTCTTTCACCAGCTTTTCTTGCAAATCCGTCCGGAAGCCATATAACATTTGAAATTCAAAACTATCTTTTGAGATATTATGTTCCTCAACAAATTGCTTCACTTCATTAATAATATGATGGTCATGTGTAGCAATTGATGTAAAAGCATCTCCTAATAAGCGTTTCTTAATTAGCTTAATATAATTTTTATCGATTTCTTCCTTCGTTTGAAATGCTACGGAAGGTGCTTCCTTATATGCACCCTTTACTAAGCGAAGCCTTAAATCCTTTAATCTTACTAAATCATCTTCTGTACGGAATAAATAGGCTTGCATAACAGTTCCAATATTACTATATTCTTCATGTAATTTAATTAAAATATCTATTGTTTGGTCATAGTGCGCATAATCTTCCATATCAATATTTACAAAAATATTGTACCCTTTTGCAGTATCCATAATTTCACGCATATTGGATAAGCAAAACTCATCATCCACATCTAAACCTACTTGTGTCAACTTAATGGAAACATGACAATCTAAATTTTCTTCATTAATTTTATGAAGTACATTTATACAGTGGTTCTTTGCCTCTAATGCTTCCTGTCGATCAAAGACAAACTCTCCTAAATGATCAACTGTACAGCTCATTCCCTGTGCATTTAATCTTTTTACACTTTCAGCCATCGTTGGAATATCAATGCCTGCTACCACACGTGCAGCGCCTAATTTCAATCCCCATTTTTTTGCTGCACTATTCATCAGCTTGTTTTTAGATAAATAAATGAAAAAATCCTTTGAAATATTTGCCATGGTGGATACTCCTTCATTATAGTACATGTTCAATAGTCCAATAAAACATTCTCAAAACTGAATTACTTTGTATGAAGCTTCTCGAACATCATCTGGTATAGACTCTATTTTTATTTACTATACCATTATATCTTAGTAAGTGGTAATTTTCAGTCAACTTTATCCGTTAATCACCTGTAAATGTTTCGGGTACTTTGTTAATACCTCTGGACCAGATTTTGTTACAAGAACATCATCTTCAATCCTTACTCCACCAAAGCCTGGTATATAAATCCCTGGTTCAATCGTAAATGTCATACCAGCTTGAGCAAGTTCATTATTTTTGCCATGCATGGATGGATATTCATGCACCTCCAGCCCTAGCCCATGTCCAACTCGATGGATATAGTATTCACCATAACCTTTTCCAGCAATCACATTTCTAGAAGCCTCGTCTATATCCCCTAATCTGGTTCCTACTGTAGTAGCGTTAATTGCCGCTTCATTTGAATCTAATACTGTATGATAGACTTCCTTCTGCTTTTCATCTACTGATCCAAAAACAAATGTGCGTGTAATATCTGAATAATATCCATCCACTTCTACACCTAAATCAAATAAAACAAAATCCCCATCTTTCAGAGATACATCCCCCGCAGATCCATGAGGTAGGCTACTCTTTTCGCCAAATAATACTAGTGGAAAATTAGAAATCCCACGTATTCCCTCTTTACGTAATTGGTATGTAATATGAGCTGCTACTTCGACTTCGGTAACTCCTGCTTTTAATGCCTTTACACCAACCTCTATCGCATAATCTGCTAATCTAGCCGCTTCACGCATTTTTTCAATCTCTGCTTCATCCTTTATCAGACGCATTGCCGATAACCTTTCTCCCATGGATATAACAGGTGCTTCTGGATATAAATTCTTCAATTGATTCACTCTAGCATAAGAAATTTCTTCTTCCTCAACCGCAAATTTCTTTATTGAATCAATTCCTTTCGCAGCAATAGATGCACTAATAAGTTCCCATGGATTCTGGTCATCTGCCACTCCAATTATTTCATGTTCCCAGCCCGTTCTTGTTACTTGCTCTGCTTCTAGTTGCGGACAAACCATGATTGGATCATCATTTGGAAACACAAGTAAGCCCAGTAATCTCTCCATCGGATTACAAGCAAACCCAGATAAATAATACACATTAGGAACAGCATGTACAAAAGCAAAATCAATCTCCTGATCTTTTAACCAATTTGCTAGTTTATTTATTCTATCGCTCATTTTTAATCCTCCTGTTTTTGTAAACTTTATCATCAATCAAGAAAGGAAGAATTGTATCTAATATAATAAATTCAGATACAAAGTCTTCCTCTAATCTTTCATTAAAACGCTATACTAAAGTTCTTGAAAAATAAGTTAATATTATTTACAAATTAAAGATTCTAAATCACGTGGATAATAAGTCAGTAATTCATTTCCCTCTTCAGTAATTAATACGGTATCAGAATGTCGAAATCCTCCAATTCCTTGAACATAAATACCAGGCTCCACAGTAACTACCATTCCTGGTTCCATGATTGTATCATCTCCTAAATCAAAGAATGGTGCTTCATGACCTAATAATCCAATATTATGACCAGTATGATGTAGTGTTAAATCCGTAATTCCTTGTTCTTTAAAATATTGCTGTACTGCTTCTTCTACCGACGAATGTGGAGCACCCGGCTTAATAGCATTAAAAGCTACTTCCTGAGCTTCGTACATATAATTGAAATATTTTTCTTGTTCTTTAGAAACTTCTTCAACAAACATTACTCTTTCTAGCTCACTATGATAACCGAACACATCTGCCCCTGCACCAGTTACAAGTGTATATCCTTTTTGCATAACAATATTTTGGGTTACTGCGTGAGGAAATGCAGATTCTGGACCAACTTGCCCACGAAAGCCAGCACTTGCCGTACGACCATGCGGTTTATAATCTGGTCCAAGTGTCTCAATCATAGCCATTGTTGCTTCCATAGATGCACGACTAGTAATCTCAATTTCACTTAAACCAACTTTAGTATATTTCTGTAATAAGCGATGTGCTAGGTTTCCCCAACGACACGATTCTTTAATTAATTCAATTTCATTGGCTGATTTTATAAATCGCATCTCTTCTATCATCCCGAAAACAGATACAAATTCTTTAGCTTCAATTAACTTGTCTACTGAAGGTCCGCGATATCCCTGTGATGATCCATACCCAATCGAATCATAACCAATTGTTTTTCCTTCCACTCCATACTCTTTTAATAGATCTTTAAAATATTCCATTGGATGCTTGATTCCTGGATATTCTGGATAAGAATGTACATAGTCTATAACACTATACTCTTCCGCATGATCATGTTCTAATGCCGGAACAAAAAGATGGAATTTTTTCTCGGGATCAATAATTACTCCAATTGGTCTCTCTGTTGGGTGAAAATGGAATCCTGTTAAATAGAAAATATCCGTGATTCCAAAAAGTACAGCTGCATCACATTTTTTCTCTTCCAGCTTTTTTAAAAACTTCTGTTGACGTTCCTTCATTTCAGATTTAGGTATTGATAGTAACATTTTCTACTTCCTCCTTATTATTTGTATATAAATGACATTTTGCTGAATGACCGTTTTCAAACTCTATTGTTTGTGGCGCAACTTGCTTGCATATATCCATTGCAAAAGGACATCTTGTATGAAAAGTACAGCCTGATGGTGGATTTGCAGGGCTTGGTACATCTCCAGTCAATATCACCCTTTCTCTTTTTTCTTTAGGATGAGATATTGGGACTGCTGATAAAAGCGCCTGAGTATATGGATGTTTAGGGTTATCAAATAAATCTTCTGTTTCTGCAACTTCTACAATTTTCCCTAAGTACATTACTGCAACTCGATCTGTCATATGTTCAATAACACTTAGATCATGAGATATAAATAAATAAGTTAAACCAAACTCTTTCTGTAGATCGAGCATTAAATTAATTACTTGCGATTGAACAGACACATCCAATGCTGAAACTGGTTCATCAGCCACAATAAAATCTGGTTGTAATATCACTGCTCGTGCAATTCCTATACGTTGTCTCTGTCCACCAGAAAACTCATGAGGATAACGATCTAAATGATCTTTTGATAATCCCACAATTTCCATTATTTTAATCACTTCTGTTAAACGATCTTTTTCTTGAAATCTTTTGTGTACTCGAATAGGCTCCATCAAAATTTGTTTAATCGTTTTTTTAGGATTCAATGATGCATATGGATCCTGGAAAACCATTTGCATACTTTTACGAA contains the following coding sequences:
- a CDS encoding M24 family metallopeptidase encodes the protein MLLSIPKSEMKERQQKFLKKLEEKKCDAAVLFGITDIFYLTGFHFHPTERPIGVIIDPEKKFHLFVPALEHDHAEEYSVIDYVHSYPEYPGIKHPMEYFKDLLKEYGVEGKTIGYDSIGYGSSQGYRGPSVDKLIEAKEFVSVFGMIEEMRFIKSANEIELIKESCRWGNLAHRLLQKYTKVGLSEIEITSRASMEATMAMIETLGPDYKPHGRTASAGFRGQVGPESAFPHAVTQNIVMQKGYTLVTGAGADVFGYHSELERVMFVEEVSKEQEKYFNYMYEAQEVAFNAIKPGAPHSSVEEAVQQYFKEQGITDLTLHHTGHNIGLLGHEAPFFDLGDDTIMEPGMVVTVEPGIYVQGIGGFRHSDTVLITEEGNELLTYYPRDLESLICK
- a CDS encoding ABC transporter ATP-binding protein; its protein translation is MEAKPLLEVRNLKKYFEISQGMFKPKIVVKAVDDVSFSIKRGETFALVGESGCGKSTTGRTILRLTDATSGEVIFKGQDVLSLSYKETRSLRKSMQMVFQDPYASLNPKKTIKQILMEPIRVHKRFQEKDRLTEVIKIMEIVGLSKDHLDRYPHEFSGGQRQRIGIARAVILQPDFIVADEPVSALDVSVQSQVINLMLDLQKEFGLTYLFISHDLSVIEHMTDRVAVMYLGKIVEVAETEDLFDNPKHPYTQALLSAVPISHPKEKRERVILTGDVPSPANPPSGCTFHTRCPFAMDICKQVAPQTIEFENGHSAKCHLYTNNKEEVENVTINT